The Gavia stellata isolate bGavSte3 unplaced genomic scaffold, bGavSte3.hap2 HAP2_SCAFFOLD_124, whole genome shotgun sequence genome includes a window with the following:
- the LOC104264476 gene encoding solute carrier family 22 member 6-B-like, translating into MNFVELLARLGGMGRFQVTYVAALAIPLLMLASHNLLQNFTAGVPEHHCRPRPMANDSAGDVPLLVSIPSDGHHRPQRCRRYVEPQWHLLEVNSTVNSTANGAATEPCHDGWTYHDGIFAHTIVTEWDLVCESKTLKQVAQSIYMAGILLGSGLFGVLSDKFGRRALLTWCYLQLGVTGAGTAAAPTFVIYCLCRFLAGLAMAGVSLNSASLCMEWIPTEARAVVGTINGYCYTLGQFVLAAAAFGLPRWRWLQLVVSLPFFLFFLYSWLFVESARWQVISGRPDLALKGLRKVARVNGRKEEGDKLSEEALRALVHREPPPPGGSLATLVRTPGMRTVSCGVSFVWFSTSFAYYGLAMDLQGFGVDIYLSQLVFGAVDIPAKLASVLAISCVGRRVAQGGSLALAGICILANIVVPMELQTLRMAFAVIGKGSLAASFNCAYIFSGELFPTVIRQTGMGLGGTMARVGGMVAPLVRMAADVTPVLPLVIYGAAPIISAIATCFLPETRNVPLPETVKDVERRAGHLKDEEVTVPLSPTKTKDGI; encoded by the exons ATGAACTTCGTGGAGCTGCTGGCCCGCCTGGGTGGGATGGGCCGCTTCCAGGTGACCTACGTGGCCGCCCTGGCCATTCCTCTGCTTATGCTGGCCAGCCACAACCTTCTGCAGAACTTCACCGCCGGCGTCCCCGAGCACCACTGCCGGCCTCGGCCCATGGCCAATGACAGCGCTGGGGATGTCCCGCTCCTCGTCTCCATCCCCTCTGATGGCCACCACCGTCCCCAACGCTGCCGCCGCTATGTGGAACCCCAGTGGCACCTCTTGGAGGTCAACAGCACGGTCAACAGCACGGCTAACGGGGCGGCCACCGAGCCGTGCCATGACGGCTGGACCTACCACGACGGCATCTTCGCTCACACCATCGTTACCGAG TGGGACCTGGTGTGTGAGTCCAAGACGTTGAAGCAGGTGGCCCAATCCATCTACATGGCCGGGATCCTCCTGGGCTCTGGCCTCTTCGGGGTCCTCTCTGACAA GTTCGGGCGCCGGGCGCTGCTGACCTGGTGCTACCTGCAGCTGGGTGTGACAGGGGCCGGCACCGCGGCTGCCCCCACCTTTGTCATCTACTGTCTCTGCCGCTTCCTGGCGGGCCTGGCCATGGCCGGGGTCTCCCTCAACTCCGCCTCCCTCT GCATGGAGTGGATCCCAACGGAAGCGCGCGCCGTGGTGGGCACCATCAACGGCTACTGCTACACCTTGGGGCAGTTTGTACTGGCAGCCGCGGCCTTCGGCCTCCCTCGCTGGCGCTGGCTCCAGCTCGTTGtctccctccccttcttcctcttcttcctctactCCTG gctgTTCGTGGAGTCAGCCCGGTGGCAGGTGATTTCGGGGAGACCCGACCTGGCCCTGAAGGGGCTCCGCAAAGTCGCCCGCGTCaatgggaggaaggaggagggggacaAACTCAGCGAGGAG GCGCTGCGGGCTCTGGTGCaccgggagccgccgccgccgggggggtccctggcCACCCTGGTCCGCACCCCCGGGATGAGGACGGTCTCCTGCGGCGTCTCCTTCGTCTG GTTCTCCACCAGCTTCGCCTACTATGGGCTGGCCATGGATCTGCAGGGCTTCGGGGTGGACATCTACCTGAGCCAGCTGGTCTTCGGGGCTGTGGACATCCCGGCCAAGCTGGCCTCGGTGCTGGCCATCAGCTGCGTGGGGCGGCGGGTGGCCCAGGGCGGCTCCTTGGCGCTCGCCGGCATCTGCATCCTCGCCAATATTGTTGTGCCAATGG agcTGCAGACACTGCGCATGGCCTTTGCGGTGATCGGGAAGGGCTCGTTGGCCGCCTCCTTCAACTGTGCCTACATCTTCTCCGGAGAGCTCTTCCCCACCGTCATCAG GCAGACGGGGATGGGCCTGGGGGGCACCATGGCCCGTGTGGGGGGCATGGTGGCCCCGCTGGTGCGCATGGCAGCTGACGTGACCCCGGTGCTGCCCCTCGTCATCTATGGGGCCGCCCCCATCATCTCGGCCATCGCCACCTGCTTCCTACCCGAGACCCGCAACGTGCCCCTGCCCGAAACCGTCAAGGACGTCGAGAGACG AGCCGGTCACCTCAAGGACGAGGAGGTCACCGTCCCCCTGAGTCCCACCAAGACCAAGGATGGCATCTGA
- the DPF2 gene encoding zinc finger protein ubi-d4 isoform X1: MAAVVQNVVKLLGEQYYRDAMEQCHNYNARLCAERSVRLPFLDSQTGVAQSNCYIWMEKRHRGPGLAAGQLYSYPARRWRKKRRAHPPEDPRLSFPSIKPDTDQTLKKEGLISQDGSSLEALLRTDPLEKRALPDPRIDDDSLGEFPVTNSRARKRILEPDDFLDDLDDEDYEEDTPKRRGKGKAKGKGVGGARKKLDAAILEDRDKPYACDNSYKQKHTLKPPDRVCGKRYKNRPGLSYHYAHSHLAEEEGDDKDDSQPPTPVSQRSEEQKSKKGPDGLALPNNYCDFCLGDSKINKKTGQPEELVSCSDCGRSGHPSCLQFTPVMMAAVKTYRWQCIECKCCNICGTSENDDQLLFCDDCDRGYHMYCLTPPMSEPPEGSWSCHLCLDLLKEKASIYQNQNNS; this comes from the exons ATGGCGGCGGTGGTACAGAATGTGGTGAAGCT CCTTGGGGAGCAGTACTACAGGGATGCCATGGAGCAGTGCCACAACTACAACGCCCGGCTGTGTGCCGAGAGGAGCGTCCGCCTCCCCTTCCTCGACTCTCAGACCGGGGTGGCCCAAAGCAACTGCTACATCTGGATGGAGAAACGTCACCGAGGGCCAG gttTAGCCGCTGGGCAGCTTTACTCCTACCCCGCGCGCCGCTGGCGGAAGAAACGCCGTGCTCATCCTCCGGAGGACCCGAggctttccttcccttctatCAAACCAG ACACCGATCAGACCCTGAAGAAGGAAGGGCTGATCTCTCAGGACGGCAGCAGCCTGGAAGCCCTGTTGAGGACTGACCCGTTGGAGAAACGAGCCCTCCCAGACCCCCGCATCGACGATGACAGCCTGGGCGAGTTCCCTGTCACCAACAGCCGTGCGCGGAAG CGGATTCTTGAGCCGGATGACTTCCTGGACGATTTGGACGACGAAGACTACGAAGAAGATACGCCAAAGcggagagggaagggaaaagccaAG GGCAAAGGTGTTGGAGGGGCTCGCAAGAAGCTGGACGCAGCTATATTAGAAGACCGGGATAAACCCTACGCTTGTGACA ataGTTACAAACAAAAGCATACCTTGAAACCTCCCGATCGAG TCTGCGGGAAACGATACAAGAATCGGCCGGGATTGAGCTACCACTACGCTCACTCCCACCTGGCCGAGGAAGAAGGCGACGACAAGGACGATTCGCAGCCCCCCACTCCCGTCTCGCAGCGATCGGAGGAGCAGAAAT CCAAGAAAGGACCCGACGGCTTAGCTTTGCCCAACAACTACTGTGATTTCTGCCTGGGAGACTCCAAAATCAACAAGAAGACGGGGCAACCGGAGGAGTTGGTCTCGTGCTCGGACTGCGGGCGATCAG GgcacccctcctgcctgcagttCACCCCGGTGATGATGGCGGCCGTCAAGACGTACCGCTGGCAATGCATCGAGTGCAAGTGCTGCAATATCTGCGGCACCTCCGAGAACGAC GACCAGCTGCTCTTCTGCGACGACTGCGACCGCGGCTACCACATGTACTGTCTCACCCCACCCATGTCGGAGCCGCCCGAAG ggagctggagctgccacTTGTGTCTGGACCTGCTGAAGGAAAAAGCCTCCATCTACCAGAACCAGAACAACTCCTGA
- the DPF2 gene encoding zinc finger protein ubi-d4 isoform X2, translating to MAAVVQNVVKLLGEQYYRDAMEQCHNYNARLCAERSVRLPFLDSQTGVAQSNCYIWMEKRHRGPGLAAGQLYSYPARRWRKKRRAHPPEDPRLSFPSIKPDTDQTLKKEGLISQDGSSLEALLRTDPLEKRALPDPRIDDDSLGEFPVTNSRARKRILEPDDFLDDLDDEDYEEDTPKRRGKGKAKGKGVGGARKKLDAAILEDRDKPYACDICGKRYKNRPGLSYHYAHSHLAEEEGDDKDDSQPPTPVSQRSEEQKSKKGPDGLALPNNYCDFCLGDSKINKKTGQPEELVSCSDCGRSGHPSCLQFTPVMMAAVKTYRWQCIECKCCNICGTSENDDQLLFCDDCDRGYHMYCLTPPMSEPPEGSWSCHLCLDLLKEKASIYQNQNNS from the exons ATGGCGGCGGTGGTACAGAATGTGGTGAAGCT CCTTGGGGAGCAGTACTACAGGGATGCCATGGAGCAGTGCCACAACTACAACGCCCGGCTGTGTGCCGAGAGGAGCGTCCGCCTCCCCTTCCTCGACTCTCAGACCGGGGTGGCCCAAAGCAACTGCTACATCTGGATGGAGAAACGTCACCGAGGGCCAG gttTAGCCGCTGGGCAGCTTTACTCCTACCCCGCGCGCCGCTGGCGGAAGAAACGCCGTGCTCATCCTCCGGAGGACCCGAggctttccttcccttctatCAAACCAG ACACCGATCAGACCCTGAAGAAGGAAGGGCTGATCTCTCAGGACGGCAGCAGCCTGGAAGCCCTGTTGAGGACTGACCCGTTGGAGAAACGAGCCCTCCCAGACCCCCGCATCGACGATGACAGCCTGGGCGAGTTCCCTGTCACCAACAGCCGTGCGCGGAAG CGGATTCTTGAGCCGGATGACTTCCTGGACGATTTGGACGACGAAGACTACGAAGAAGATACGCCAAAGcggagagggaagggaaaagccaAG GGCAAAGGTGTTGGAGGGGCTCGCAAGAAGCTGGACGCAGCTATATTAGAAGACCGGGATAAACCCTACGCTTGTGACA TCTGCGGGAAACGATACAAGAATCGGCCGGGATTGAGCTACCACTACGCTCACTCCCACCTGGCCGAGGAAGAAGGCGACGACAAGGACGATTCGCAGCCCCCCACTCCCGTCTCGCAGCGATCGGAGGAGCAGAAAT CCAAGAAAGGACCCGACGGCTTAGCTTTGCCCAACAACTACTGTGATTTCTGCCTGGGAGACTCCAAAATCAACAAGAAGACGGGGCAACCGGAGGAGTTGGTCTCGTGCTCGGACTGCGGGCGATCAG GgcacccctcctgcctgcagttCACCCCGGTGATGATGGCGGCCGTCAAGACGTACCGCTGGCAATGCATCGAGTGCAAGTGCTGCAATATCTGCGGCACCTCCGAGAACGAC GACCAGCTGCTCTTCTGCGACGACTGCGACCGCGGCTACCACATGTACTGTCTCACCCCACCCATGTCGGAGCCGCCCGAAG ggagctggagctgccacTTGTGTCTGGACCTGCTGAAGGAAAAAGCCTCCATCTACCAGAACCAGAACAACTCCTGA
- the CDC42EP2 gene encoding cdc42 effector protein 2: MSTKVPIYLKRGSRKGKKEKLRDILSSDMISPPLGDFRHTIHIGSGGESDMFGDMSFLQGKFHLLPRTEGSLDSDKDSPDAAPFEFSRTATISGREQPSSETSSPLLKNAISLPVIGGPQALTLPSAQAPPKPPRLHLDEKAPPVRGWEGEEEDGEGRSAAPLPHPCASRFAAPTNGFTEEKGNAEPPFLSHAGSLLSLHVDLGPSILEDVLQVMEKHQAERVGGSIQDSGRQEILT; encoded by the coding sequence ATGTCTACTAAGGTGCCGATCTACCTGAagaggggcagcaggaaggggaagaaggagaagctCCGCGACATCCTCTCCTCCGACATGATCAGCCCGCCCTTGGGGGACTTCAGGCACACGATTCACATCGGTAGCGGCGGGGAGAGCGACATGTTTGGGGACATGTCCTTCCTTCAGGGCAAGTTTCATCTCCTCCCCAGGACCGAAGGCAGCCTTGACTCTGACAAAGACAGCCCCGACGCGGCACCGTTTGAGTTCTCCAGGACGGCCACCATCTCCGGACGCGAGCAGCCGTCCTCGGAGACTTCGTCTCCCCTCCTCAAAAATGCCATCTCCTTGCCCGTCATCGGGGGGCCACAGGCATTGACGCTGCCCTCAGCGCAAGCCCCCCCGAAACCGCCGCGGTTGCACCTCGATGAGAAAGCTCCACCGGTGCGAGGTTgggaaggtgaggaggaggacggcGAGGGCAGGAGCGCAGCCCCGCTGCCGCATCCCTGCGCCTCGCGTTTCGCCGCCCCAACGAACGGCTTCACTGAGGAGAAGGGCAATGCCGAGCCGCCCTTCCTCTCCCACGCCggctccctcctctccctccacgTGGATTTGGGGCCGTCCATTTTGGAGGATGTCCTGCAAGTGATGGAGAAACATCAAGCAGAGAGAGTGGGTGGATCTATACAGGATTCGGGCAGGCAGGAAATCTTGACGTGA